The genomic DNA GTGGCATAGCGGATGTATCCCAGCGTGGCCGGGGTGGTGACGTCCAGGTAGCTGGTGTCCGCCAACCCGTAGCTGTTGGTCTGGTACGTGGTGATGGCGCGCTCGATGCGGGCCGTGCCATCGCTGCCCACCGTGAAGGTGGACAGTCCGTCGTACAGGAGCAGGTTGCGCTCCTCCATGGTCCAGCGGTCGCCCTTGGCCGGAGGAAGGAAGCCGGGCAGCGTCAGTGTCTGCAGCGGGCGGGCCGGGTCCACCGAGAGCGAGGCGGCGGCGACCACGGCGTAGATCGCGGCCAGCGCCCAGGGCGGGGACGCCGCCTTGCCCGTGGGCAGGCAGGTGACCAGCTGCATGTTGCGCCCGGCGCTCCATGCCGATGCCTCGCCAAGGGTGCCGCGCACAGCGGTGTAGGCGATGCCGTCCATCTGGCGCATGGGGCCCCAGCGTTCGGCCAGCTCGGCTTCCAACGCCACCATGTTGGCCGCATCGGTCCAGGGCATGACCAGGCCGTTCCACCATTCGTCGCCGAATGCGGCGATGGCGGCGGACACGTCCGGGTTGCCGGTACCGCCGGACATGGCCGCCACGGACACGCCGATACCGGCGGGCAGGGACTCCCCGGTGTAGTAATTGGTCCGCAGGTCGATATCGTTGCCGGACTCGCCTTTGTGCCGGGCGGTCAGGGTGACCACGGCCTCGGCGGCCAGGGCGGTGACAGGCAGGTCCGCATCGCCGTTGACGGCGGCAGCCAGGGCAGTGGCCACCTCGGCGGCGGTGTCGCCGCTGGCCACCGCGATACGCACCCGCTGACCGGCAATATAGCAGTTGAGGGTGCCCGCAGCCGTGGCCGCGCCGGTGACGGTCAGCGTGCCGGTGGCCGCCGTTCCCGCTTCGGCATCGGCCAGCGGGATGGCCCAGGTCTCCTGGTAGCGGTCGGCCTTCTTGCAGGCCGCGAACATGTCGGCCAGCATGGAGCCGCGACCGAACAGGGCCACGGCGTGGTCGGCGGACAGAACGCGCACCGGGGTGCCGGGCGCGGCGGTGCCGGTGGCCAGCATCTGGCCGAGCACCAGGGTCTTGTAGTCGATTTCCGGAGTGCCCTGCATGGCGCGCGAGCTGTCAAACTCG from Pseudodesulfovibrio aespoeensis Aspo-2 includes the following:
- a CDS encoding phage tail sheath subtilisin-like domain-containing protein, yielding MTISFNTIPDKLRVPLVYIEFDSSRAMQGTPEIDYKTLVLGQMLATGTAAPGTPVRVLSADHAVALFGRGSMLADMFAACKKADRYQETWAIPLADAEAGTAATGTLTVTGAATAAGTLNCYIAGQRVRIAVASGDTAAEVATALAAAVNGDADLPVTALAAEAVVTLTARHKGESGNDIDLRTNYYTGESLPAGIGVSVAAMSGGTGNPDVSAAIAAFGDEWWNGLVMPWTDAANMVALEAELAERWGPMRQMDGIAYTAVRGTLGEASAWSAGRNMQLVTCLPTGKAASPPWALAAIYAVVAAASLSVDPARPLQTLTLPGFLPPAKGDRWTMEERNLLLYDGLSTFTVGSDGTARIERAITTYQTNSYGLADTSYLDVTTPATLGYIRYATRVRITSKFPRHKLADDGTRFGPGQAIVTPSIVRAELLALFRELEEKGLVEDFDQYKADLLVERNADDRNRVDVLSPPNLVNQLRILAEQIQFII